The Pseudomonas graminis region TTTCGAATGGGCCGTGGGTCCACTTCAGCGCAGCGCGGGTCAGGGCGATTTCTTCAGTGCCCAGCGGAGCGCCGTGGCAGTCTTCCTTACCCTGCTTGTTCGGCGAACCGAAACCGATGGTGGTCTTGCAGCAGATCAGCGTCGGCTTGTTGCTCTTGTGAGCGGTATCGATGGCGGTTTTGATCTCGTCGGCGTCATGGCCGTCGACGTTGCGGATGACGAGCCAGCCGTAGGATTCGAAGCGCTTCGGGGTGTCGTCGGTGAACCAGCCCTCGACTTCGCCGTCGATGGAAATCCCGTTGTCGTCGTAGAACGCGACCAGCTTGTTCAGGCGCAGCGTGCCGGCCAGCGAAGCGACTTCGTGGGAGATGCCTTCCATCATGCAGCCATCACCCATGAACACGTAGGTGTGGTGGTCAACGATGTTGTGGCCTGGACGGTTGAACTGGGCAGCGAGGGTTTTCTCGGCGACGGCGAAACCGACGGCGTTGGCGAAACCCTGACCCAGTGGGCCGGTGGTGGTTTCAACGCCTGGGGTGTAGCCATATTCCGGGTGACCCGGGGTGCGGCTGTGCAGCTGGCGGAAGTTTTTCAGGTCTTCAATGGACAGGTCGTAACCGGTCAGGTGCAGCAGTGAGTAGATCAGCATCGAGCCGTGACCGTTGGACAGGATGAACCGGTCGCGGTCAGCAAACATCGGATTGGCTGGGTTGTGCTTCAGATAATCGCGCCAAAGCACTTCAGCGATATCCGCCATGCCCATCGGGGCACCCGGGTGGCCGCTATTGGCCTTTTGCACGGCATCCATGCTGAGGGCACGAATGGCATTGGCTCGCTCACGACGGCTTGGCATCGCTGATCTCCTGGGGCAGATAAAAGTGGGACCGGAAAAAGGCGGCCATTTTCCCTCAGGCACCCTCCGGGGGCAATGACAGATCACACGCCATCGGTGTTTTCCTCTGCCGCTGACGTGTTTTCGTACGCCACACCCAACGCCTGACGGCAAACGGCAGAATCACGGCGCCGGGAGGTCGCCACTGATCGACCAATATCAAAACTTTTTGATATTGGCCTTGCGACCAGCTTGGTCGATAACTAGACTGCCTGCCTTATGAATCTTCGCGTGCCTGCCATTAGCCATGATGAATGCGACGAGCTGGCTGCCCTGTGCAAAGCCGGCGGCGATCCGCTGCGGCTGAATGTCCTGCGTGCGCTGTCGAATGATTCCTTTGGCGTGCTGGAGCTGGCGCAGATTTTCGCAATCGGTCAGTCCGGCATGAGCCATCACCTCAAGGTACTGGCCCAGGCTGACCTGGTGGCGACGCGGCGTGAAGGCAACGCGATTTTCTATCGACGCGCCCTGCCCCACACCGAACACACCGGCGGCAAGCTGCACGCGGCGATGCTTGAAGAAGCCGACAATCTGCGCCTGCCCGACGATGTACAAACCCGGATCGGGCTGGTGCATCGCCAGCGGGCGAATGCCAGTCAGGACTTCTTCGCACGCACTGCGGAGAAATTTCGGGCCCAACAGGACCTGATCGCAGGACTGCCGCAGTACCGCGACAGCCTGCTGTCATTGCTGGACAAGTTGAGCTTTCCCGCCGATGCCACGGCGATAGAAGTCGGGCCCGGGGATGGCGGTTTTCTGCCGGATCTGGCGCGGCGTTTTCGGCACGTTACAGGGCTGGACAACAGCCCGGAAATGCTCGATCTGGCGCGCAAGATCTGCACGCAAAGGGCGTTGGGTAACGTTGAGCTGAAACTGGCCGATGCACTGACCAACGCTAATATCTCCGGCAACTGCGTGGTGTTGAATATGGTGCTGCACCATTTCGCCGCGCCCGCCGAAGCGCTCAAACAATTGGCCAATCTGTTGCAACCGGGCGGTAGCCTGCTGGTGACAGAGTTGTGCAGTCATGACCAGAGCTGGGCCAAGGAGGCCTGTGGCGATCTCTGGTTAGGCTTCGAACAGGAAGATCTGGCCCGTTGGGCCATCGCTGCGGGGCTGGTCCCCGGGGAAAGCCTGTACATAGGCTTACGTAATGGTTTCCAGATCCAGGTCCGCCATTTTCAGCGACCGGCTGGCGACACTCACCATCGGTAATAATCAGGAAAACCGTCGAGATGAGCGAATACTCCCTTTTCACCTCCGAGTCCGTGTCTGAAGGACATCCGGACAAAATCGCCGACCAGATCTCCGATGCGGTGCTGGACGCCATCATTGCCCAGGACAAGCAGGCGCGCGTCGCCGTGGAAACCCTAGTCAAGACCGGTGTAGCCATTGTTGCCGGCGAAGTCACCACCAGCGCGTGGGTTGACCTGGAGCAGATCGTTCGTGATGTGATTTGCGAGATCGGCTACACCAGTTCCGACGTCGGTTTCGACGGCGCCACCTGCAGCGTGATGAATATCATCGGCAAGCAGTCCCCTGACATCAATCAGGGCGTCGACCGGGCAAAACCTGAAGATCAGGGCGCTGGCGACCAAGGCCTGATGTTCGGCTACGCCAGCAACGAAACCGCCGAGCTGATGCCTGCGCCGATCGCGTTCTCGCACCAGCTGGTACACCGCCAGGCCGAAGCCCGTAAATCCGGCCTGTTGCCATGGTTGCGCCCGGACGCGAAATCCCAAGTCACGTGCCGCTATGAAAACGGCATCGTGGTGGGCATCGACGCCGTGGTTCTGTCGACCCAGCACAACCCGGAAGTGTCGTACAAAGACCTGCGCGAAGGCGTGATGGAGCTGATCGTCAAGCACGTGCTGCCGGCCGAATTGCTGCACAAAGACACCCAGTTCCACATCAACCCGACTGGCCAGTTCATCATCGGCGGCCCCGTGGGCGACTGCGGTCTGACCGGTCGCAAGATCATCGTCGACAGCTACGGCGGCATGGCCCGTCACGGCGGCGGCGCGTTCTCCGGTAAAGATCCATCCAAGGTCGACCGCTCGGCAGCCTACGCTGGCCGTTATGTCGCCAAGAACATCGTCGCTGCCGGCCTGGCCGAGCGCTGCGAGATTCAGGTTTCCTACGCGATTGGCGTTGCACAGCCTACGTCGATCTCGCTGAACACCTTCGGCACCGGCAAGATCAGCGACGACAAGATCGTCCAGCTTGTTCGCGAGCACTTCGACCTGCGCCCGTACGCGATCACCACCATGCTCGACCTGCTGCACCCGATGTACCAGGAAACCGCAGCCTACGGCCACTTCGGCCGCACGCCGCAAACCAAGACCGTGGGCGACGACACCTTCACCACGTTCACTTGGGAAAAAACCGACCGCGCCGACGCCTTGCGCGCCGCTGCCGGTTTGTAATACCCGCAGGGTACATTGCGCTTAGCGGCACCCAGTCAACGAAAAGCCCCTGGCGATGAAAGTCGTCAGGGGCTTTTTGCATTCGACTGACGGAATGATCAGCTTCGGCGCGCCACCAGCAAAAACGACGCCGCACTGGCCAACAACCCCGCGCACACTCGATTGAACACACGCTTGCCACTGGGCTTGGCAAACAGCCGACGCGCATGCACCCCCATCCAGCAATAAAGCGCGATGGCGATACATTCCAGCACCAGAAACATCGCCCCCAATTGTGCGAACTGAGCAGTGACTACGCCGGAGCGGTCGACGAATTGCGGCAGAAACGCCGTAAACAACAGAATGGCTTTGGGGTTGCCAATGGCGACCAGAAACTCCTGGCGTGCCAGCCTCGTCACGCCGGCCTGCGCGCCGGCTTCGACATCGTGCGCCTCGCATGGCGCTCGCCACAGTTGTAACGCCAGATAGAACAGATACGCCGCCCCCACAATCTTGATCGTATGAAACAGCCACTCGGACGTATGCAGCACTGCTGTAAGCCCGACCGCTGCAAGCGCAATCATGATCGCGAATGCCAGCAACCGACCAAGCCCACCGGTGCAGGCGCGGCCAAACCCATAACGCGACGCGTTGCTGATCGAGAGCAGGTTATTCGGGCCCGGCGCCATGTTCAGGGCGAAACAGGCGGGGATGAATAGAGCGAGGGTCGACAGGTCCATGGCAGTGCCTCTTCCTGGTGCTGGGATGAAACATCATTTTGCACTCGTGACGAGCTAGCTCAAGACACAGCCGGGCGTGGTAAAAAAGGTCTGGCTGTACCGGTGCGAGACAAACGCGGTAACCAAGGCGCAATGAAACGCCCATCGAGAAAACCTAGCCTTGCAGTCCCTCCCCCGGCAAGGACGCTCCGATGCTGCCCCTCCTCCGCGCGATGACCTGCGCTTTAATCGCCCTCGTTTCCACTGCTGCCAATGCCGCCTCATGCCCCGACTGGCCACCGGCAAAAGCCCGAAGCGAGATCCTTGCGCTGCAAAGCCAGATCACCCAGTGGGACGACAGCTATCACCGCCAAGGCGTGTCTCTGGTGGCCGATGAGCTGTACGACCAATCTGTTCAACGGCTCGCCGATCTGCGCGGCTGTTTCGCCGCGATGCCAGCCTCGCCCTTGAACCCGCTGAAAACCGCGCGCGGTCCCGTTGCCCATCCCATCCCTCACACCGGCCTGACCAAATTACCGGGTGAGGCCGCCGTTCAGGCGTGGCTCAAAGAACGAACCGATCTGTGGATTCAGCCAAAGGTAGACGGCGTGGCGGTCACGCTGGTGTATGTCGACGGCAAACTAGTGAGCGCCATCAGCCGGGGCGACGGGGTTTTCGGCCAAGACTGGACCGGACATGCTCACCAGATCGAAGCGATTCCTCGCCATCTCGCGTGGGAAAAGACCGTGATCCTGCAGGGTGAGCTGTATTGGAGGCTGACAGATCACGTTCAGGCGAACGCCGGCAGTCTGAACGCTCGCAGCAAAGTGGCCGGGTTGCTGGCGCGTCACGGGATTAGCGAGCAGGAAGGCGCGAATATCGGGCTGTTCGTCTGGGACTGGCCGGAAGGTCCGTCGGCCATGACCGAGCGACTGGCAGGGCTGAGAGCCATGGGTTTCGAGGACAGCGCGCGCTTCAGTGAGCCGTTGGAGGGCTTCACTCAGGCAAAGAACTGGCGCGAGCACTGGTACCGTTCGCCGCTCCCGTTTGCCACCGATGGCGTAGTCATTCGGCAGGGCGAGCGCCCGTCGGCCGAGCGCTGGCAGGCGAAAGCGCCGTACTGGATCGCGGCCTGGAAGTACCCGTTTGCGCAGGCGCTGGCCGAGGTGCGCAAGGTTCATTTCAATGTCGGGCGCAGTGGCAAGATCACGCCCGTGCTGGACATCGAACCGGTGCGCCTGGATGACCGGATGATCGCCCGCATCAGCGTGGGCTCGCTTAAGCGCTGGCAGGAAATGGACATTCGGCCTGGCGATCAGGTCGCGATCAGCCTCGCCGGCCTGACGATTCCGCGTCTGGATGAGGTGATATCGCGCAGCGTTGATCGTGCGCCGCTGGATGTGCCGCGAGTGGAGGATTTTCATTCGCTGAGTTGCTGGCAGCCCGTTGAGGGCTGCGAAAGCCAGTTCCGTGAACGGTTGAAATGGTTGAGTGGGAAGAAGGGGTTGGTGCTCAACGGCGTAGGACCGGGCACGTGGGATAAGTTGATTCAGGCAGGACAATTAAATGGTTTGCTGGACTGGATGACCCTCGACAGTGCGCAGCTTGCTAACATTCCCGGTCTGGGCGAACGCAGCAGCGCTAAACTGCTGACAAGTTTCCAGGGCGCACGAGAAAAGCCGTTTGTCGTCTGGCTCAAGGCCATCGGTTTGCCGCCGGCTACAGGCGTTGATCTGGGTGAGTCCTGGGCGGCCCTGGCCTCACGAAGTGTGGAGGAATGGCAAATCGAACCTGGTATTGGCTCGGGACGTGCGCAGCAACTGCATGCATTTTTCCAAGACCCGCAGGTGCAGGCTTTGAGCAAGCAATTGCGGGACGAAGGCATCAAAGGTTTTTAGTCTTTTTAGGGCCACATGATTGTGTCGAGCGTATGGCTATTTGTATTCAAGGAGTATTCATGAAATTCCTGTCATCCCTTTTTGCATTCACTGCGTGCGGGTTTCTGGCCGCGCCGGTGTTTGCAGCCGAGCAGGCGTCGGAGCCGTCCGGATGCGCCGCAAAGCGCCAGGACATCACCACTCAGCTCGAAAACGCCAAGGCCGCTGGCAATACCAATCGGCAGGCAGGGCTGGAAAAAGCGTTGAGTGAAGTGACCGCGAACTGCACCGACGCCGACTTGCTCAAGCAGCAGGAGCAGAAGGTGCTGGATGCCAAGCGCGAAGTCAGCCGTCGTCAGGCGGATTTGAACAAGGCGATGAGCAAGGGCGATCCCGAGAAAATCGACAAGCGTAAAGACAAGCTGGCCGAGTCCCGCAAGGAGTTGCAGGAAGAGCAGGAGAAGCTGGAAAACGTCAAGCCGGACGAGGACGACGATTAAGCGCAATTACTGCTTTCTGGAGGAGTGAGCTGCTCGGGAAGTGGCGTTCAGTCCGAAATACTCAGCGACTGTACTGGCCTCTTCGTGAGCAAGCTCACTCCCACAGGTCGCGTGTTTGCTGCCACATCGCGTCAACTTAGAAATAGTGAGCGGTCAGACAGAGACGCCAAACAGCGCAATCACCAGCCCCATACCGACGATCCAGGCCAGCGAACGCAACGCCGCGAGATCCGCCAGATAAAAGATGATGTAGAGCAGGCGACTGGTCACGAACAGCACGGCCAGTACGTCGATCGTCACCAACTGCGCCACGCCGGCGACGTGGGCAATGATCACACCGGCAGTAAATCCTGGAATCGCTTCAAAACTATTGAGCTGCGCGTTGTGGGCGCGCCGCGGGAGACCTTCGAGGCGGTCGAGAAAGTCCCGGGGATCATGATTGTGCCGTGCACTGAACTTGCCGCTGCTGAACTTGGCAACACCAGCGCACCCTATCGGCAACAGAATCACGATCAACACACACCAAAACGCGACGGTCATACCTGCATCCTTTTTTAGAATTTGAGCTTCAATAGAAAACGCCCATCTACAGCCTAAGAGCCACGGCCCGTCGAAAGGTTCTTGCAGGTCCAGCATGCTGGTGAGGATCACTAGATCACGCGCACTCCGTGGGACCGGCTTTAGCCGGGAAGGCGTCATGTGTACACCGCAAATCTGACGGCGTTCACTCCGGCCTCTTCCCGGCTAAAGCCGGTCCCACTAAGGTATCGCATGCACTCAGTGGAACTGGCTGTGACGTCCCACTGAAACCAACCGGCGCGCAGTTTGCTCGTCGTTACTGCCACCGCCATCCCGATTGGCTAAGATGCCAGCCACGCGGCCGACCTCGGCTGTATTTCGTTGCCCAGGAGCCTGCATGTCCAGCGAAGAAGACGCCACCCTCAGTGGCGCAGCGCCGATGATTCCCGATCAGCGCCGGGAGTTGATGCTGCGCCAGTTGCGCAAGCATCAGGTGCTGAGCGTGCATCAGCTCATGGAAATGTTCGACTGCTCGCACATGACTGTTCGCCGCGACATCGCGCTGCTTGAGCAAAGCGGCCGTGCCTATTCGGTGACCGGCGGGGTGCGCATCGCCAGCCAGGTTCACAGCGAGCCCAGTCACCAGTCCAAGGCCGTGGTCGAGCTGCCGCACAAACAGGCGATGGCGAAACTGGCCGCCAGCCTGCTGCACCCTGAGATGACGGTATACCTGGACGCCGGCACCAGCACGCTGGAAATCGTCCCGTACATCGTCGCACTGTCGGGCATGACCGTGGTCACCAACGATTTTGGCGTGGTCAACGCCCTCGCCGATGCGACCCATGTGGATGTGATTCACACCGGCGGGCTGCTGGATCATCCGAATCGATCCTGTGTCGGCGGGCTGGCCGCCGCAACCTTGCGGCAATTGGCAACCGACGTGGCATTCATGTCGACCAGTTCGTGGGACCTGCAACGCGGCACGACCACGCCTTCCGCGCTGAAGGTAGAGGTCAAGCAAGCGGCGATGCAGTCAGCGTCGCGCACGGTATTGCTGACGACCAGCACGAAATACGGCACGTTCGGCATGTACAAGGTCGCGGGCCTGGAGCAGTTCGACACGATCATCAGCGACGACCGACTTGCCCATGGTGCTACGGACAGCATTCGCGGGCTGGGGGTCGAATTGATGCTGGCATCGGTGGACACGCCTCGCTGACCGGCATTGCCCTCAATCCGTAGGAGCCGGCTTGCTGGCGAGTGGTTGAACCCGCCGATGCAAAGGTGACTGACAAGCCGTGTTTGCCAGCAAGCCGGCTCCTACAGACTCAACCATCCTCGTCCCAGTAGTCCTATCAAAGCCTTGGCAGCCAGCCAGGGCTTTTTTATGTGCAGCCACGTCGATGTTAATTTTTGTTAATTCAAAAAAGCACTTCACATTATCCGATCACGGGTTCACTATCTTTAACAGATCAGAACAAACACCGTTCGAGTGCTGATGAACTTCGGCGCTCACCCGAGGAGAGATTCATGGATAACAAGAATGTCGGCGTCATTGGGCTGGGTGCAATGGGACTGGGCATAGCGCGCTCCCTGCTGCGCAGCGGCTTCAACGTTCATGCCTGTGACGTGCGCGCCGCCGTGACAGAGCAATTCGCCAGCGAAGGCGGCGTTGCCTGTGAATCTCCTGCAAGCATGGCGGCGGCCTGCGACGTGATCATCACCGTCGTTGTCAACGCCGAGCAGACCGAAACCGTATTGTTTGGCGACAACGGCGCAGTCGCCGCCCTGCGCCCGGGCAGCCTGATCATCGGTTGCGCCACGGTCGCACCGACCTTCGCTATCGAACTGGGTCAGCGCCTCACCGAAAAAGGCCTGCTCTACCTCGACGCGCCGATCTCCGGGGGCGCGGCCAAGGCAGCTGCTGGCGAGATGACGATGATGACCTCCGGCCCGGCTGATTCTTACGCCAAGGCCGACGCGATCCTCAACGGCATGGCGGGCAAGGTCTATCGCCTGGGCGACGTCCACGGCCTGGGCTCCAAAGTCAAAATCATCAATCAGCTGCTTGCGGGCGTCCACATTGCCGCCAGCGCCGAAGCCATGGCCCTGGGCCTGCGCGAAGGCGTCGATGCCGATGCGCTGTACGAAGTGATCACCAACAGCGCCGGTAACTCGTGGATGTTCGAGAACCGCGTGCCGCACATTCTCAAGGCGGACTACACGCCGTTGTCGGCCGTGGACATCTTCGTCAAAGACCTGGGTCTGGTACTCGATACCGCCCGCGCCAGCAAATTCCCGCTGCCGCTGTCGTCCACCGCCCACCAGATGTTCATGCAAGCCTCTACCGCTGGCTTTGGTCGCGAGGATGATTCTGCCGTGATCAAGATTTTCCCGGGCATCGAACTGCCGACCGCCAAGCCTGAAAACAACTGAGATGACGCTGATGAGCACCACGACTCCGCGCCCTCTGTTGGGCTGCATCGCCGATGACTTCACCGGCGCCACCGACTTGGCCAACATGCTGGTGCGGGGCGGCATGCGCACTGTGCAGAGCATTGGCATCCCGAGCGCCGAAAGCTTGGCCGAACTGGACGCCGACGCCATCGTCATCGCGCTGAAATCCCGCACCACGCCCGCTGCAGAAGCGGTGGAAGAATCCCTCGCCGCGCTGCAGTGGCTGCGTGATCGCGGCTGTGAGCAGGTCTTCTTCAAGTACTGCTCGACGTTCGATTCCACCGCCAAAGGCAACATTGGCCAGGTCAGCGAAGCGCTGCTCAAGGCGCTTAACAGCGACTTCACCCTGGCCTGCCCCGCGTTCCCGGAGAACGGTCGCACGATCTTCCGTGGTCATTTGTTCGTGCAGGACCAACTGCTCAGCGAATGTGGCATGCAAAACCACCCGCTGACGCCGATGACCGATGCCAATCTGGTGCGCGTGCTGCAATCGCAAACCACGCAGAAAGTTGGCCTGCTGCGTTATGACAGCATCGCCAAAGGCGTCGACGGCGTGCGTGCTCGCATCAAAGAGTTACGGGTAGACGGCGTGGTCATGGCGATTGCCGACGCGCTGTCTGACGCTGATTTGTACACGCTGGGCGAAGCCTGCGCCGACCTGCCGCTGCTCACCGGCGGCTCGGGTCTGGCGCTGGGTCTGCCAGGCAATTTCCGTAAAGCGGGCAAGCTGCGTGACATTGATGCCGCGAAGCTTGAGCACGTCGACGGCGGCGAAGTCGTATTGGCGGGCAGCGCGTCGGTGGCTACCAACGGCCAGGTTGCCGCCTGGCTTGAGGCTAACCGGCCGGCTCTGCGCATCGATCCATTGGCACTCGCTGAAGGCAAACCGGTGGTGGCAGACGCTTTGGCCTTCGCCCGCGACGCTGGGCAAACCGTGCTGTTCTACGCGACCAGCAGCCCGGAAGACGTTAAAGCCGTGCAGCAAAAGCTCGGCGTCGAACGTGCCGGCGCGCTGGTCGAAGACGCGCTGGGGCAGATCGCTAGCGGCCTGTTGGACGCGGGCGTGAAACGCTTTGTCGTCGCTGGCGGTGAAACCTCCGGTGCCGTGGTTCAGGCCTTGGGTGTGAGCCTGCTGAAGATCGGCGCGCAGATCGACCCGGGTGTTCCAGCGACCATCAGCAGCGGTGCGATGCCTCTGGCCCTGGCGCTGAAGTCCGGGAATTTCGGTGGCCGCGACTTTTTCGACAAAGCCCTCAAGCAACTGGCAGGGAGTGCCCAATGAGCAACGTAACCAGCCCTTCAGTGAGCGCCGAAAACAAGCAGCGTGAAGAGATTTGCACCATCGGCCGTCTGCTGTTCGGACGCGGCTATACCGTGGGCAGCGCAGGCAATATCAGTGCGCGTCTCGACGATGGCTGGCTGATCACGCCAACGGACGCGTGCCTGGGGCGCCTCGATCCTGATGCCATCGCCAAGGTCAATCTGGCCGGCGAATGGGTGTCCGGCGATAAGCCGTCGAAGACATTGGCCCTGCATCGTCAGGTCTACGACCGCAATCCCGGCGTTGGCGGCGTGGTGCACACCCACTCGACGCATCTGGTCGCGCTGACACTGGCCGGCGTCTGGAAACCGGATGACATCCTCCCGCCCATCACGCCGTATCAGGTGATGAAAGTCGGGCACATTCCCTTGATTGCCTACGAGCGTCCCGGCTCGCCGAACGTCGCCGATCAGGTGGCGAAGCTGGCGAACAGCGTGCGCGGCGTAATGCTCGAACGACTCGGCCCGGTGATCTGGGAAAGCTCGGTCGCCAAGGCCTCTTATGCGCTGGAAGAGCTGGAGGAGACCGCACGCCTCTGGCTGATGAGCAACCCCAAACCTGAACCGCTGGACGCAGCGGCTCTGGAAGAACTGCGCCAGACGTTCGGCGTGAACTGGTAACCCCAACGGCGTTTGGATCGAAAACCGGACTCCCGGTTTTCGGCGGACCGGCTTGGCCGGAAAACAATAACAACGGGACACAACATGACTCCTTTATTCCTCATGCTCGTCGCTGGAGCCGGCATTGCGCTGTTGCTGCTTCTAGTCCTGAAATACAAGTTTCAACCGTTCGTGGCTCTGATGCTGGTCAGCATTATCGTGGCGCTGGTGGCCGGGGTTAAACCGAGCGACCTGGTGGCTACGATCGAAGGCGGCATGGGCAAAACCCTCGGCCACATTGCGATCATCATTGCCCTTGGCGCCATGATCGGCCGCATCATCGAACTGTCCGGCGGCGCCGAGGCGCTGGCCAAGACGCTGATCAACCGCTTCGGCAATCGGCGCACGCCGCTGGCCCTGACTGTCGCGGGTTTCATGGTCGGTATTCCGGTGTTTTTCGAAGTGGGCGTGATCATCCTCATGCCACTAGCCTACGGTGTCGCCCGGGCGGCTCGCAAACCGCTGCTGGTTTATGCGCTGCCAATGTGCGCAGCGTTGCTGTCGGTACACGCCTTCCTGCCGCCGCATCCGGGCGCCGTTGCAGCCGCCGGCCAGCTGGGTGCGGACTTGGGTCGCGTGTTGATGTTCGGGCTGCCGATGGTGGGCATTCTGTGCCTGATCGGTTACCTGATTGCCGGGCGCATGACCCGCAGGGTCTACCCGATGACCGACGATATCCGCAGCGAAGTGTATGGCTCCCACGTTACCAACGAAGACCTGGTGGCTTGGGCCAATAACGATTACTCGCGGGTGTCTGAAGCGACCCACACCAAAGAGCTGGGTCTTGAAGAAAA contains the following coding sequences:
- a CDS encoding DUF1090 domain-containing protein, with protein sequence MKFLSSLFAFTACGFLAAPVFAAEQASEPSGCAAKRQDITTQLENAKAAGNTNRQAGLEKALSEVTANCTDADLLKQQEQKVLDAKREVSRRQADLNKAMSKGDPEKIDKRKDKLAESRKELQEEQEKLENVKPDEDDD
- the ltnD gene encoding L-threonate dehydrogenase, with protein sequence MDNKNVGVIGLGAMGLGIARSLLRSGFNVHACDVRAAVTEQFASEGGVACESPASMAAACDVIITVVVNAEQTETVLFGDNGAVAALRPGSLIIGCATVAPTFAIELGQRLTEKGLLYLDAPISGGAAKAAAGEMTMMTSGPADSYAKADAILNGMAGKVYRLGDVHGLGSKVKIINQLLAGVHIAASAEAMALGLREGVDADALYEVITNSAGNSWMFENRVPHILKADYTPLSAVDIFVKDLGLVLDTARASKFPLPLSSTAHQMFMQASTAGFGREDDSAVIKIFPGIELPTAKPENN
- a CDS encoding ArsR/SmtB family transcription factor; its protein translation is MNLRVPAISHDECDELAALCKAGGDPLRLNVLRALSNDSFGVLELAQIFAIGQSGMSHHLKVLAQADLVATRREGNAIFYRRALPHTEHTGGKLHAAMLEEADNLRLPDDVQTRIGLVHRQRANASQDFFARTAEKFRAQQDLIAGLPQYRDSLLSLLDKLSFPADATAIEVGPGDGGFLPDLARRFRHVTGLDNSPEMLDLARKICTQRALGNVELKLADALTNANISGNCVVLNMVLHHFAAPAEALKQLANLLQPGGSLLVTELCSHDQSWAKEACGDLWLGFEQEDLARWAIAAGLVPGESLYIGLRNGFQIQVRHFQRPAGDTHHR
- the ligB gene encoding NAD-dependent DNA ligase LigB, whose amino-acid sequence is MLPLLRAMTCALIALVSTAANAASCPDWPPAKARSEILALQSQITQWDDSYHRQGVSLVADELYDQSVQRLADLRGCFAAMPASPLNPLKTARGPVAHPIPHTGLTKLPGEAAVQAWLKERTDLWIQPKVDGVAVTLVYVDGKLVSAISRGDGVFGQDWTGHAHQIEAIPRHLAWEKTVILQGELYWRLTDHVQANAGSLNARSKVAGLLARHGISEQEGANIGLFVWDWPEGPSAMTERLAGLRAMGFEDSARFSEPLEGFTQAKNWREHWYRSPLPFATDGVVIRQGERPSAERWQAKAPYWIAAWKYPFAQALAEVRKVHFNVGRSGKITPVLDIEPVRLDDRMIARISVGSLKRWQEMDIRPGDQVAISLAGLTIPRLDEVISRSVDRAPLDVPRVEDFHSLSCWQPVEGCESQFRERLKWLSGKKGLVLNGVGPGTWDKLIQAGQLNGLLDWMTLDSAQLANIPGLGERSSAKLLTSFQGAREKPFVVWLKAIGLPPATGVDLGESWAALASRSVEEWQIEPGIGSGRAQQLHAFFQDPQVQALSKQLRDEGIKGF
- the metK gene encoding methionine adenosyltransferase — its product is MSEYSLFTSESVSEGHPDKIADQISDAVLDAIIAQDKQARVAVETLVKTGVAIVAGEVTTSAWVDLEQIVRDVICEIGYTSSDVGFDGATCSVMNIIGKQSPDINQGVDRAKPEDQGAGDQGLMFGYASNETAELMPAPIAFSHQLVHRQAEARKSGLLPWLRPDAKSQVTCRYENGIVVGIDAVVLSTQHNPEVSYKDLREGVMELIVKHVLPAELLHKDTQFHINPTGQFIIGGPVGDCGLTGRKIIVDSYGGMARHGGGAFSGKDPSKVDRSAAYAGRYVAKNIVAAGLAERCEIQVSYAIGVAQPTSISLNTFGTGKISDDKIVQLVREHFDLRPYAITTMLDLLHPMYQETAAYGHFGRTPQTKTVGDDTFTTFTWEKTDRADALRAAAGL
- a CDS encoding LysE family translocator; this translates as MDLSTLALFIPACFALNMAPGPNNLLSISNASRYGFGRACTGGLGRLLAFAIMIALAAVGLTAVLHTSEWLFHTIKIVGAAYLFYLALQLWRAPCEAHDVEAGAQAGVTRLARQEFLVAIGNPKAILLFTAFLPQFVDRSGVVTAQFAQLGAMFLVLECIAIALYCWMGVHARRLFAKPSGKRVFNRVCAGLLASAASFLLVARRS
- a CDS encoding MAPEG family protein, whose protein sequence is MTVAFWCVLIVILLPIGCAGVAKFSSGKFSARHNHDPRDFLDRLEGLPRRAHNAQLNSFEAIPGFTAGVIIAHVAGVAQLVTIDVLAVLFVTSRLLYIIFYLADLAALRSLAWIVGMGLVIALFGVSV
- a CDS encoding DeoR/GlpR family DNA-binding transcription regulator; the encoded protein is MSSEEDATLSGAAPMIPDQRRELMLRQLRKHQVLSVHQLMEMFDCSHMTVRRDIALLEQSGRAYSVTGGVRIASQVHSEPSHQSKAVVELPHKQAMAKLAASLLHPEMTVYLDAGTSTLEIVPYIVALSGMTVVTNDFGVVNALADATHVDVIHTGGLLDHPNRSCVGGLAAATLRQLATDVAFMSTSSWDLQRGTTTPSALKVEVKQAAMQSASRTVLLTTSTKYGTFGMYKVAGLEQFDTIISDDRLAHGATDSIRGLGVELMLASVDTPR
- the otnK gene encoding 3-oxo-tetronate kinase, coding for MSTTTPRPLLGCIADDFTGATDLANMLVRGGMRTVQSIGIPSAESLAELDADAIVIALKSRTTPAAEAVEESLAALQWLRDRGCEQVFFKYCSTFDSTAKGNIGQVSEALLKALNSDFTLACPAFPENGRTIFRGHLFVQDQLLSECGMQNHPLTPMTDANLVRVLQSQTTQKVGLLRYDSIAKGVDGVRARIKELRVDGVVMAIADALSDADLYTLGEACADLPLLTGGSGLALGLPGNFRKAGKLRDIDAAKLEHVDGGEVVLAGSASVATNGQVAAWLEANRPALRIDPLALAEGKPVVADALAFARDAGQTVLFYATSSPEDVKAVQQKLGVERAGALVEDALGQIASGLLDAGVKRFVVAGGETSGAVVQALGVSLLKIGAQIDPGVPATISSGAMPLALALKSGNFGGRDFFDKALKQLAGSAQ
- the otnC gene encoding 3-oxo-tetronate 4-phosphate decarboxylase — protein: MSNVTSPSVSAENKQREEICTIGRLLFGRGYTVGSAGNISARLDDGWLITPTDACLGRLDPDAIAKVNLAGEWVSGDKPSKTLALHRQVYDRNPGVGGVVHTHSTHLVALTLAGVWKPDDILPPITPYQVMKVGHIPLIAYERPGSPNVADQVAKLANSVRGVMLERLGPVIWESSVAKASYALEELEETARLWLMSNPKPEPLDAAALEELRQTFGVNW